One genomic window of Lytechinus variegatus isolate NC3 chromosome 1, Lvar_3.0, whole genome shotgun sequence includes the following:
- the LOC121412481 gene encoding H(+)/Cl(-) exchange transporter 4-like isoform X2: MRLWCFEKEWFELDDMATEDTTRLITDGASQGYNSTEETDISQTPFRDTDDEELLDVTDIPTTSSFRTSPRHSIGRSNNNGDALDKISAEISQYDDFHTIDWVRDIARYRKERKDLKKNRKDSCWGTVKDMGFSVSGWTIVLFVGLATGACAGVVDIGTSWMSDLKLGVCKNAFWLNQEGCCWIRNTTMFDSYNCSEWVTWSALFNHKATDDILAYIISYLMFVMWCVGLAAITVLLVRMFAPYACGSGIPEIKTILSGFIMRGYLGKWTLLIKTLTMMMAVGAGLSLGKEGPLVHVACCCGNIFTYFFPKYHKNEAKKREVLSAAAAAGVSVAFGAPIGGVLFSLEEVSYYFPLKTLWRSFFCALVAAFVLRSINPFGSDHLVMFYVEYDLPWSLYELFFFIVLGIFGGLYGAFFNKLNLKWCKFRKNSKLKQYPVTEVILLALITAVVSFPNQYTRMNTSKLISLLFSECGPEDDNLLCDYQRNYTRIDKSVYPTAAAGPGIFNALWLLALALAFKAIITIFTFGIKVPAGLFIPSMAVGAIAGRILGVLVEQIAYKNPDWYIFHECKFIGKCITPGLYAMVGAAATLGGVTRMTVSLVVIMFELTGGLVYIVPLMVAVMVSKWVGDAFCKEGIYDGHIHLNGYPFLDSKRDFMHTSLAIDVMKPQRGDPPLAAITQDAMTVEDLEFLTADCPFNSYPVIVSKQSQRLAGLVYRRELVYALRQARKKGEGVVSQSTVYFTHSMPKFTTPDRPAGLTMSHILNQCPSQITDQTPMSTVVDMFRKLGLRQTLVTHNGRLLGIITKKDVLRHIASLDEQDPLSVMFH, encoded by the exons ATGCCTTGGACAAGATATCTGCAGAGATCAGCCAGTATGATGATTTCCACACCATTGACTGGGTACGTGACATTGCCCGCTACCGTAAAGAACGTAAAGACCTCAAGAAGAACAGAAAGGATTCCTGCTGGGGCACCGTGAAGGATATGGGTTTCAGTGTGTCAGGTTGGACTATCGTCCTATTCGTGGGCTTAGCTACAG GAGCTTGTGCTGGTGTTGTTGACATTGGTACCAGTTGGATGAGTGACCTAAAGCTTGGTGTCTGCAAGAATGCTTTCTGGCTCAACCAGGAGGGATGCTGCTGGATCCGCAACACCACCATGTTTGACTCCTACAACTGCTCCGAGTGGGTCACATGGTCAGCGCTCTTCAACCACAAGGCAACCGATGATATCTTGGCATATATCATTAGTTATCTGATGTTTGTCATGTGGTGTGTTGGGCTTGCTGCCATCACAGTCCTGTTGGTGCGCATGTTTGCACCATACGCTTGTGGATCAGGAATACCAGAG ATTAAAACCATATTGAGTGGTTTCATCATGCGGGGCTATCTTGGCAAGTGGACATTGTTGATCAAGACACTGACCATGATGATGGCCGTAGGGGCTGGTCTGAGCCTGGGTAAAGAAGGACCATTAGTACATGTTGCTTGCTGCTGTGGAAACATCTTCACATACTTCTTCCCAAAGTACCACAAGAATGAGGCTAAAAAAAGAGAG GTGTTATCGGCAGCTGCTGCAGCGGGTGTCTCAGTGGCGTTTGGTGCACCTATAGGGGGCGTCCTATTCAGCTTAGAGGAG GTAAGCTACTACTTCCCATTGAAGACACTATGGCGGTCATTCTTCTGTGCTCTTGTGGCTGCCTTTGTCCTTCGTAGTATTAACCCCTTTGGTTCTGACCATCTGGTCATGTTCTATGTGGAGTATGATCTACCTTGGTCACTCTATGAGCTATTCTTCTTCATTGTCCTGGGAATCTTTGGA GGTCTCTATGGTGCATTCTTCAACAAATTAAATCTGAAGTGGTGCAAATTTAGGAAGAATTCAAAATTAAAGCAATATCCGGTCACAGAG GTGATATTACTAGCATTGATCACAGCTGTCGTCAGCTTTCCCAATCAGTACACAAGAATGAACACAAGCAAGCTTATCTCACTACTCTTCTCTGAATGTGGACCAGAAGATGATAATCTACTATG TGATTATCAAAGGAACTACACCCGTATTGACAAGTCTGTCTACCCCACAGCTGCAGCAGGCCCTGGTATCTTCAATGCTCTTTGGCTCCTTGCTCTAGCGCTGGCATTCAAAGCAATCATCACAATCTTCACATTTGGTATCAAG GTTCCAGCCGGTTTATTCATCCCCAGTATGGCTGTTGGAGCTATCGCAGGGAGAATCTTGGGTGTCCTGGTTGAACAGATTGCATA TAAAAACCCAGACTGGTATATCTTCCACGAGTGTAAGTTCATTGGGAAGTGCATCACTCCAGGACTATATGCCATGGTGGGTGCAGCAGCTACTCTGGGTGGAGTCACTAGGATGACAG TATCTCTGGTGGTGATCATGTTTGAACTGACCGGTGGTCTGGTGTACATTGTACCGCTGATGGTAGCTGTCATGGTCAGCAAGTGGGTTGGTGACGCCTTCTGCAAAGAAGGAAT ATATGATGGTCATATCCATTTAAATGGTTATCCTTTCTTAGACAGTAAAAGGGATTTTATGCATACATCACTAGCTATAGATGTTATGAAACCTCA GAGAGGAGATCCACCACTTGCAGCTATCACTCAGGATGCCATGACAGTGGAAGATCTAG AATTCCTGACGGCCGACTGTCCATTCAATTCATACCCTGTTATCGTCTCCAAACAATCACAGAGATTGGCGGGACTTGTGTATAGAAGAGAATTAGTCTACGCATTGA GACaagcaagaaagaaaggagaaggCGTAGTCAGCCAATCTACAGTATACTTCACTCATTCTATGCCAAAATTTACAACCCCTGATAGACCAGCTGGTTTGACTATGTCACATATACTTAATCAG TGTCCATCTCAGATCACAGATCAAACCCCAATGAGTACTGTGGTAGACATGTTTAGAAAACTTGGTCTCAGACAAACATTGGTTACACACAATGG GCGGTTGTTAGGTATCATCACCAAGAAAGATGTTTTGAGGCATATTGCTTCACTGGATGAACAGGATCCACTTTCTGTCATGTTTCACTAG
- the LOC121412501 gene encoding electron transfer flavoprotein-ubiquinone oxidoreductase, mitochondrial-like, with the protein MASVLIRNSRSAAKQFIRASSCAQYSSGNTPKITTHYTVIPRETDERWKDVEMERYGDEADVVIVGGGPAGLSAAIRLKQLSQEKGTDLRVCVVEKSAEIGGHTLSGACLEPHALNELIPDWKDRGAPLKTEVKEDKFSFLTEKSRIPIPVLPGLPMNNHGNYIVRLGNFVRWLGEQAEELGVEIYPGYPASELLYHEDGSLKGIATSDVGVAKDGSPKQTFERGMELHAKVTIFGEGCHGHLAKQLYTQFNLRENCEPQTYAIGLKELWEVDPSKHHPGRVEHSIGWPLNKNTYGGSFIYHLDEGTPLVAAGFVVGLDYSNPYLSPFREFQRFKHHPSVKDTFQGGKRIAYGARALNEGGFQSIPKLSFPGGVLIGCSPGFMNVPKIKGTHNAMKSGMIAAEAIYDRLTQEDASSETAGVNVTEYEDRLKSSWVWKELVSVRNVRPAFNSPLGLYGGVMYTGIFYYLLRGKEPWTLKHHGKDADSLKPAAECTPIEYPKPDNEISFDLLSSVALSGTNHEGDQPAHLTLKDDSIPVNRNLALYDGPEQRFCPAGVYEYVPTEDGDAMRLQINAQNCVHCKTCDIKDPSQNINWVVPEAGGGPAYSGM; encoded by the exons ATGGCTTCGGTACTAATTCGGAACAGCCGATCAG CGGCGAAACAGTTTATACGAGCGTCATCATGTGCTCAGTATTCATCAGGAAATACTCCCAAGATAACCACACATTACACAGTCATCCCAAGGGAGACTGATGAAAGATGGAAAG ATGTGGAAATGGAACGCTATGGTGATGAGGCTGATGTAGTGATAGTAGGAGGTGGACCTGCAGGGTTGTCAGCGGCGATACGTCTGAAACAGCTCAGCCAAGAGAAAGGAACAGATCTCAGGGTGTGTGTGGTGGAAAAATCTGCTGAAATAG GTGGTCACACATTGTCTGGTGCTTGCTTGGAACCCCATGCTTTGAATGAACTCATCCCAGACTGGAAGGATAGAGGAGCACCTCTCAAGACGGAGGTGAAAGAAGATAAGTTTTCTTTCCTCACAGAGAAATCTCGCATTCCAATACCTGTGCTTCCTG GCCTACCAATGAACAATCATGGCAACTACATTGTACGTCTAGGTAACTTTGTACGTTGGCTTGGTGAACAAGCAGAGGAACTCGGTGTAGAAATTTATCCAGGGTATCCAGCTAGTGAG CTGTTATACCATGAGGATGGTAGTTTAAAGGGTATAGCGACTAGTGATGTAGGTGTGGCCAAAGATGGCTCTCCAAAG CAAACTTTTGAGAGGGGGATGGAACTCCATGCGAAGGTTACAATATTTGGAGAAGGGTGCCATGGACATCTTGCCAAACAACTCTACACTCAGTTCAATCTGAGAGAAAACTGTGAGCCACAAACCTATGCAATAGGCCTCAAGGAG CTATGGGAAGTAGATCCTAGCAAACACCACCCTGGCAGAGTGGAACACAGTATTGGTTGGCCATTG AACAAGAACACATATGGTGGGTCCTTCATCTACCATCTAGACGAAGGGACACCCCTTGTAGCAGCAGGGTTTGTAGTTGGTCTGGACTACTCCAATCCTTATCTCAGTCCATTCAGGGAGTTCCAGAGGTTTAAGCATCATCCATCAGTCAAAGACACCTTCCAGGGTGGAAAGAGGATAGCGTACGGTGCTAGGGCTCTCAATGAAGGAGGCTTCCAG TCAATACCCAAGTTGTCATTTCCTGGTGGTGTTCTAATTGGATGTAGTCCTGGTTTTATGAATGTACCAAAGATCAAGGGTACCCACAATGCAATGAAGAGTGGTATGATCGCTGCCGAGGCTATCTATGATCGTCTTACACAGGAAGATGCTTCATCTGAAACAGCAG GCGTCAATGTAACAGAATATGAAGACAGGCTGAAGAGTAGTTGGGTTTGGAAGGAGTTGGTATCTGTGAGGAATGTACGTCCAGCTTTCAACAGTCCTCTAGGTCTCTATGGAGGTGTCATGTATACAGGAATCTTCTACTACCTTCTTAGGGGAAAGGAACCATGGACACTCAAACACCATG GCAAGGATGCAGATTCCCTGAAGCCTGCTGCTGAGTGCACCCCAATAGAATACCCCAAGCCAGATAATGAGATCAGTTTTGATCTGTTGAGCTCTGTCGCCCTCAGCGGTACGAACCATGAAGGAGATCAACCCGCCCATCTTACACTCAAGGATGATAGCATCCCAGTCAATAGGAATCTAGCCCTCTATGATGGGCCTGAACAGAGGTTCTGTCCTGCAG GTGTATATGAGTATGTCCCGACAGAGGATGGTGATGCGATGAGACTTCAGATCAACGCTCAGAACTGTGTCCATTGTAAGACGTGTGACATCAAGGATCCCAGTCAGAACATTAACTGGGTGGTACCCGAGGCTGGAGGTGGACCGGCATACAGCGGCATGTGA
- the LOC121412515 gene encoding 60S ribosomal protein L21-like has protein sequence MVKTNTTGYRRGTRYMFSRAFKTNGVEKLSTFLKVYKRGDYVDIKGCGAFQKGMPYKVYHGRTGRVFNVTPHAVGVVVNKQVRNRVLPKRINVRIEHVKASKSREGFLERRRTNDILKKQAKEKGEFYNLKREPVQPRKAHFVSAKNNAPQLIEPIPYEFIA, from the exons ATGGTTAAGACGAACACCACCGGATACCGCCGCGGTACGCGGTACATGTTCTCTAGGGCTTTCAAGACCAATGGAGTTGAAAAGCTATCAACCTTCCTCAAGGTTTACAAACGTGGCGACTATGTCGACATCAAG GGTTGTGGAGCCTTCCAAAAGGGTATGCCATACAAGGTATACCACGGACGTACTGGCCGTGTCTTCAACGTCACACCCCATGCTGTTGGTGTTGTTGTGAACAAGCAAGTCAG GAATCGCGTCTTGCCCAAGCGCATCAATGTCCGCATTGAGCATGTCAAGGCATCTAAGAGTCGAGAGGGATTCTTGGAGAGGAGGCGAACCAATGACATCCTCAAGAAGCAAGCCAAGGAGAAGGGTGAATTCTACAATCTCAAGAGAGAG CCTGTCCAGCCAAGGAAAGCTCACTTTGTCAGCGCCAAGAACAACGCTCCCCAACTGATTGAGCCCATCCCATACGAGTTCATTGCATAG